One Silene latifolia isolate original U9 population chromosome 4, ASM4854445v1, whole genome shotgun sequence DNA segment encodes these proteins:
- the LOC141653616 gene encoding AT-hook motif nuclear-localized protein 1-like isoform X2 — MEAIKGVSSGVTVVGSDAPTDYHIAPRSDFTGAPAVGSAGAPATEANTLMGSKKKRGRPRKYGPDGPLTLALSPKPISVSGPAAVIDFSSEKRPKIKPVAAAAPPPVVKQHQPKIEAENIGEWVSCSVGANFTPHIITAQAGEDVTMKVMSFSQQGPRAICILSANGVISSVTLRQPNSSGGTLTYEGRFEILSLTGSFMPSESGGIRNRSGGMSVSLANSDGRVIGGSVAGLLIASSPVQIVVGSFLAGNQHEQNPKKQKSEFIISGAPTSTVNFSNVGVHENYGGPHNHGSASRYSSFHEDTKNGSTDHNDSYHEG, encoded by the exons ATGGAAGCAATAAAAGGAGTAAGTAGTGGAGTAACAGTGGTAGGATCGGATGCACCTACAGACTACCATATTGCTCCAAGGTCCGACTTTACCGGAGCTCCGGCAGTCGGATCCGCCGGAGCTCCGGCGACCGAAGCAAACACTTTAATGGGTTCGAAGAAGAAGAGAGGTAGGCCCAGAAAATATGGGCCTGATGGGCCTCTGACTTTGGCCCTTTCCCCTAAGCCCATTTCTGTCTCCGGCCCCGCCGCCGTTATCGATTTCTCCTCTGAGAAACGGCCCAAGATAAAGCCTGTTGCCGCCGCCGCACCGCCGCCGGTGGTTAAGCAGCATCAGCCTAAGATTGAGGCTGAGAATATTG GTGAATGGGTATCTTGTTCTGTCGGAGCTAATTTCACACCTCATATCATCACAGCCCAGGCCGGTGAG GATGTGACGATGAAGGTCATGTCATTTTCTCAACAAGGTCCTCGAGCCATATGCATTCTGTCTGCAAATGGAGTGATTTCCAGTGTAACTCTTCGTCAGCCCAACTCTTCTGGGGGTACATTGACATATGAG GGACGTTTTGAGATACTTTCTTTAACGGGGTCATTTATGCCCTCAGAAAGTGGCGGGATTAGGAATAGATCAGGAGGGATGAGTGTTTCTTTGGCAAATTCTGACGGCCGTGTTATCGGAGGAAGTGTAGCCGGATTGCTTATTGCTTCTAGTCCTGTGCAG ATTGTCGTAGGAAGTTTCTTAGCTGGAAACCAACATGAGCAAAACCCGAAGAAGCAAAAATCTGAATTCATCATCAGTGGCGCACCTACATCCACAGTTAACTTCTCCAATGTCGGAGTACACGAAAATTACGGGGGTCCTCACAATCACGGTTCCGCTAGCAGATACTCATCGTTCCATGAAGACACGAAGAATGGGTCAACTGACCATAATGACTCCTATCATGAAGGCTAA
- the LOC141653616 gene encoding AT-hook motif nuclear-localized protein 1-like isoform X1, with amino-acid sequence MEAIKGVSSGVTVVGSDAPTDYHIAPRSDFTGAPAVGSAGAPATEANTLMGSKKKRGRPRKYGPDGPLTLALSPKPISVSGPAAVIDFSSEKRPKIKPVAAAAPPPVVKQHQPKIEAENIVAGEWVSCSVGANFTPHIITAQAGEDVTMKVMSFSQQGPRAICILSANGVISSVTLRQPNSSGGTLTYEGRFEILSLTGSFMPSESGGIRNRSGGMSVSLANSDGRVIGGSVAGLLIASSPVQIVVGSFLAGNQHEQNPKKQKSEFIISGAPTSTVNFSNVGVHENYGGPHNHGSASRYSSFHEDTKNGSTDHNDSYHEG; translated from the exons ATGGAAGCAATAAAAGGAGTAAGTAGTGGAGTAACAGTGGTAGGATCGGATGCACCTACAGACTACCATATTGCTCCAAGGTCCGACTTTACCGGAGCTCCGGCAGTCGGATCCGCCGGAGCTCCGGCGACCGAAGCAAACACTTTAATGGGTTCGAAGAAGAAGAGAGGTAGGCCCAGAAAATATGGGCCTGATGGGCCTCTGACTTTGGCCCTTTCCCCTAAGCCCATTTCTGTCTCCGGCCCCGCCGCCGTTATCGATTTCTCCTCTGAGAAACGGCCCAAGATAAAGCCTGTTGCCGCCGCCGCACCGCCGCCGGTGGTTAAGCAGCATCAGCCTAAGATTGAGGCTGAGAATATTG TTGCAGGTGAATGGGTATCTTGTTCTGTCGGAGCTAATTTCACACCTCATATCATCACAGCCCAGGCCGGTGAG GATGTGACGATGAAGGTCATGTCATTTTCTCAACAAGGTCCTCGAGCCATATGCATTCTGTCTGCAAATGGAGTGATTTCCAGTGTAACTCTTCGTCAGCCCAACTCTTCTGGGGGTACATTGACATATGAG GGACGTTTTGAGATACTTTCTTTAACGGGGTCATTTATGCCCTCAGAAAGTGGCGGGATTAGGAATAGATCAGGAGGGATGAGTGTTTCTTTGGCAAATTCTGACGGCCGTGTTATCGGAGGAAGTGTAGCCGGATTGCTTATTGCTTCTAGTCCTGTGCAG ATTGTCGTAGGAAGTTTCTTAGCTGGAAACCAACATGAGCAAAACCCGAAGAAGCAAAAATCTGAATTCATCATCAGTGGCGCACCTACATCCACAGTTAACTTCTCCAATGTCGGAGTACACGAAAATTACGGGGGTCCTCACAATCACGGTTCCGCTAGCAGATACTCATCGTTCCATGAAGACACGAAGAATGGGTCAACTGACCATAATGACTCCTATCATGAAGGCTAA